The Thalassotalea sp. LPB0316 nucleotide sequence TGGTATTTAAAAATTTCCTTTATTCTTTTGATAAATAAAATTTATCGATAGGCCACCTATTAAAAAATAATTTATCTTTATTAAAAACTTTTTGTCGACATTAAACACGGCAACGCTAGCTTTAATTGGTAAGCTATTTCGCCATGCTAAAGTTGAAAAAGTCTTTGGTGAGTTGCTGCTCTATTTCTATCGCTTTTTCTGTTGGGCAGAATAAGTTGAAATTTAACTTCACTTTGCCGGTGTCAGTCGTGGTAATTTGCACCGTTGGCTTAGGGCCCGCAATAGTTACATCTAATCGGTTCTCGATTAGTGTGTTGTAACGCTCGGCAACATCGGCAAAATCGGCGCAATATGCCATCGCTTGAATTTCGAGACTTTCAATAAGGCTATTAACATCGCCAGTGGGTGCTTCATAGGTAATAGAAAAGCTATGATTGACGTAGCGGCGCATGTAATTGAGGTTTTTGATCGGTTGTAACATCAAAGCGCTGTTAGGCAAAAACACCGTGCGACCAGTGTAGCTGTAGGTTTCTCTATCGACTTCGAGCAAAACAACTTTCGCCCAATCGATTTGTGAAACTTCACCTGTTATTTCATTGGTTTGGATCCAATCACCGACTCTAAATGGCGCACTTGCTGTGATGTAGAAAAAGCCAATAAAACATTGAATAATCTCTTTGGTCGCTAATACAATCGCCACAACAAACGCTGCAATAGACAAGGCAAAACGCTGTAATTCTTCTGCCCACAACGCCATTAAAATTAACAACATCAACAAGTTAAACAAATTATTAAAGTTATTGATTAGATAACGTTTATCTAGCCCTTTTCGCTTAAACTTGCGTTTGTAGAACCGACACACGGTAACTTTGATCGCAAAGCCAATCAGCAGGATCAAAATTGTTAACACCAGCTTGTTATCTAATAAATATGTCATTTGTATGTCTTGGTTAACCTGAGTCGATGAAAAGTCGCGCGATTTTACGAAAATCACAAAGCACAAGATACTAAATATTTTTTGTCG carries:
- a CDS encoding mechanosensitive ion channel family protein, which translates into the protein MTYLLDNKLVLTILILLIGFAIKVTVCRFYKRKFKRKGLDKRYLINNFNNLFNLLMLLILMALWAEELQRFALSIAAFVVAIVLATKEIIQCFIGFFYITASAPFRVGDWIQTNEITGEVSQIDWAKVVLLEVDRETYSYTGRTVFLPNSALMLQPIKNLNYMRRYVNHSFSITYEAPTGDVNSLIESLEIQAMAYCADFADVAERYNTLIENRLDVTIAGPKPTVQITTTDTGKVKLNFNLFCPTEKAIEIEQQLTKDFFNFSMAK